From Bacteroidota bacterium, a single genomic window includes:
- the rlmH gene encoding 23S rRNA (pseudouridine(1915)-N(3))-methyltransferase RlmH — protein MKFVLLVIGKTNVDYLNSGIEDYLKRLKHYIHFEIKELQGIKVSKKHNVSEIKEKEGKLILRNIKPQDYVILLDEAGKSFSSIQFSSFVENKTVSQNKNVVFVVGGAFGFSKEIYDRANDKISMSKMTFSHQFIRLLFVEQLYRALTIIKGEPYHNQ, from the coding sequence ATGAAATTTGTTTTACTTGTCATAGGAAAAACTAATGTTGATTATCTGAATTCGGGGATTGAAGATTATTTAAAAAGGCTTAAGCATTATATACATTTCGAAATAAAGGAATTGCAAGGAATAAAAGTTAGTAAAAAGCATAATGTTTCTGAGATTAAAGAAAAGGAAGGCAAATTGATTTTAAGAAACATCAAGCCTCAGGATTATGTAATTTTGCTCGACGAAGCAGGTAAAAGTTTTTCGTCCATACAGTTTTCTTCTTTCGTTGAAAATAAAACTGTTAGCCAAAACAAAAATGTAGTTTTCGTTGTTGGCGGGGCTTTTGGCTTTTCAAAAGAAATTTATGATAGAGCGAATGATAAAATCTCAATGTCGAAAATGACATTCTCACACCAATTTATTCGACTACTTTTTGTTGAACAACTTTATAGAGCACTTACCATTATTAAAGGAGAACCTTATCATAATCAGTAG
- a CDS encoding DUF4783 domain-containing protein → MNTIRKFLSVLILFFLSVLFCLSQDTGVSEKINNSIKTGDTKALARFFNSSIELVVLEKEDVYSKSQAELVVSNFFKKHKPLGFSVQHNGQSKDSKYTIGTLKTNEGNFRVYYLTKQMKNGNPAIFLLRIEKKDKF, encoded by the coding sequence ATGAATACAATTCGGAAGTTTTTATCAGTATTAATTCTGTTTTTTTTAAGTGTTTTATTTTGCTTGTCGCAAGATACCGGAGTTTCAGAAAAAATTAATAATTCAATAAAAACCGGAGATACCAAAGCACTTGCTCGGTTTTTCAATTCTTCTATCGAACTTGTTGTTTTAGAAAAGGAAGATGTATATAGCAAATCGCAAGCTGAATTGGTGGTTTCTAATTTTTTCAAAAAACACAAACCACTTGGTTTTTCGGTGCAACACAACGGACAATCAAAAGATTCTAAATATACTATCGGGACACTTAAAACAAATGAAGGAAATTTCAGAGTATATTATTTAACTAAGCAAATGAAAAATGGTAATCCTGCTATTTTTCTTTTGCGAATTGAGAAAAAAGACAAGTTCTAA
- a CDS encoding PAS domain S-box protein: MDSITDSNKYEISLEELDSLLVPANPEQLYDSTLIALQDNFKISIAQNNQNQQAELLLKMANYYHKLGYDYLSISKFNAAEILCIENDLHNILINCYTQLSRVVLEGSNYSKSMESLLKALRVAEKEGIDDKKDIIYFGIAKIYVAARDYKNAIHFFNESIKMSDEYDNKLCKSEALLQLGKILLAQNKMEEAYQIFQNSLVISKNSNDSISIYNCYTKLCNYYIENENFELAHKYCDSALLVTEDFSKLNSSRTSSTLTLKAYVYGCQGDYEKTLTYNVLAFRERKNAGFLLHICSSLNNLGTTYLKLKNFKKSDDFLHKALSFAMFMENNQFLLLVNKNLYQLYDTTNNTIEAFKHYKEYHKYYSLIDEEQNENNIDLFKTQYDLEKLTRSNESLQLSRAKTLQASLLLISLLVVSLLIVLLLRLSAKQKHNKQLEKNNKKILSQKENLRLLVQKMMLAEEKFKTIITNIDSLMLSVDKDGIVTFSDGTDIFHLKKNITEFVGLSMSDVFENYPEITKGLLDALSGKSSEEIIELKNEFFQVWYSPLIDEMGNIIGAISMIIDKTNKIVTLRKLKESENRYKKVFDNITDGILIVNQQGKIIDLNAQIAEIYGGQKEEILGNSRIDVSIKGKNPRTEFRRIFLQALKTSKLDFDLEFVNKKNETIYTECSATTIKLEDKELQLLIFIRDVSDRKNKERELEDHRKHLEEKVEYRTRALKEKSVGLEKSQEKLESLFIDLSITSKKLKNANRELQSFSYSVSHDLKAPLRAIDGFSQAIEEEYFEQLDSDGKEFIKLIRENTHKMGLLIQDLLEFSRIGKSDLSMGKINMNEVFTKSFKELFVEDFGKETKFVLNDLPIICADKKQIIRVVENLLANAIKFTKKTENPEIVIDSKMTGKYIVFSVRDNGIGFDMKYAEKMFGVFQRLHSPIDYDGTGVGLAIVKKIINKHNGKVWIEGKLNVGATVYFSIPINNC; this comes from the coding sequence TTGGATTCAATCACTGATAGCAACAAATATGAAATTTCTTTAGAGGAATTAGATTCATTGTTAGTTCCTGCCAATCCTGAACAATTGTACGACAGTACATTGATAGCTTTACAAGATAATTTCAAAATTTCGATAGCCCAAAACAACCAAAATCAACAAGCGGAATTATTACTTAAAATGGCAAATTATTATCACAAACTTGGCTATGATTACTTGTCTATAAGCAAGTTTAATGCTGCAGAAATTTTATGTATTGAAAACGATTTGCATAATATTCTAATAAATTGCTATACCCAATTATCCAGAGTAGTTCTAGAAGGTAGCAATTATTCAAAGTCAATGGAAAGCTTACTAAAAGCTCTAAGGGTTGCTGAGAAAGAAGGAATTGACGACAAGAAGGATATTATTTATTTTGGGATTGCAAAAATATATGTTGCTGCTAGAGATTATAAAAATGCTATACATTTTTTCAATGAATCGATAAAAATGTCTGATGAGTATGACAATAAATTGTGTAAGTCGGAAGCATTATTGCAATTGGGAAAAATATTGTTAGCCCAAAACAAAATGGAAGAAGCTTACCAGATATTTCAAAATTCTCTTGTTATAAGTAAAAATAGTAACGATTCTATCAGTATTTATAATTGCTACACTAAATTGTGCAACTATTATATTGAAAATGAAAACTTTGAATTAGCCCATAAATATTGCGATTCAGCATTATTAGTTACAGAGGACTTTTCAAAGCTTAATTCTTCAAGAACTTCAAGTACTTTGACATTAAAAGCATATGTATATGGTTGCCAAGGAGATTATGAAAAAACACTTACCTACAATGTATTAGCTTTCAGAGAGAGAAAAAATGCAGGATTTTTACTTCATATTTGCAGTTCTTTAAACAATTTGGGAACTACTTATCTAAAACTGAAAAACTTTAAAAAGTCAGATGATTTTTTACACAAAGCCTTGTCGTTTGCGATGTTTATGGAAAACAATCAATTTTTATTATTAGTAAACAAAAATTTATACCAGTTGTACGATACAACTAACAACACGATTGAAGCTTTTAAACATTACAAAGAATATCATAAGTATTATTCATTGATAGATGAGGAACAAAATGAGAATAATATTGATTTATTCAAAACACAATATGATTTAGAAAAACTTACACGTAGCAACGAATCATTACAACTTTCGAGAGCAAAAACATTGCAAGCCTCATTATTACTAATTAGCCTTCTTGTTGTTTCATTGCTAATTGTATTATTGTTAAGACTTTCGGCGAAACAAAAACACAACAAACAGTTAGAAAAAAACAATAAAAAAATTCTTAGCCAAAAGGAAAATCTACGTTTGTTGGTGCAAAAAATGATGCTTGCCGAAGAAAAATTCAAAACAATTATTACAAATATTGATTCTTTAATGTTAAGTGTCGATAAGGATGGAATTGTTACATTTTCTGATGGAACAGATATTTTTCACCTCAAAAAAAATATTACTGAATTTGTAGGACTATCTATGTCTGATGTTTTTGAAAACTATCCTGAAATAACCAAAGGTCTTTTAGATGCACTATCAGGAAAATCAAGCGAAGAGATTATTGAATTGAAAAATGAATTTTTTCAGGTGTGGTATTCTCCTTTGATCGACGAAATGGGAAATATTATTGGTGCAATTTCGATGATAATAGATAAAACTAATAAAATTGTTACATTAAGAAAGCTCAAAGAAAGTGAAAATAGGTACAAAAAAGTTTTCGATAATATCACAGACGGAATACTAATAGTAAACCAGCAAGGAAAAATTATTGATTTAAATGCACAAATTGCGGAAATATATGGTGGCCAGAAAGAAGAAATTTTGGGTAATAGTCGAATAGATGTTAGTATAAAAGGAAAAAATCCAAGAACAGAATTCAGAAGAATATTTTTGCAAGCATTAAAAACTTCAAAACTCGATTTCGATTTAGAATTTGTAAATAAAAAAAACGAAACGATTTATACAGAATGTTCTGCAACCACCATTAAATTAGAAGATAAAGAATTGCAGTTACTAATTTTTATTAGGGATGTTAGCGATAGAAAAAACAAAGAAAGAGAATTGGAAGACCACCGCAAACATTTGGAAGAAAAAGTTGAATATCGGACGCGGGCTCTGAAAGAAAAGTCTGTTGGTTTAGAAAAATCTCAAGAGAAGTTAGAAAGCTTATTTATAGACTTGAGTATCACTTCAAAAAAGCTTAAAAATGCAAATAGAGAATTACAATCCTTCTCATATTCTGTATCCCACGATTTGAAAGCTCCATTGCGTGCGATTGATGGATTTTCGCAAGCTATTGAAGAAGAATATTTCGAACAGCTCGACAGTGATGGCAAAGAATTTATCAAATTGATAAGAGAAAATACTCATAAAATGGGATTACTTATTCAAGATTTATTGGAGTTTTCACGAATAGGAAAATCGGATTTGAGTATGGGGAAAATTAATATGAATGAAGTATTTACAAAATCATTCAAAGAATTGTTTGTCGAAGATTTTGGAAAAGAAACGAAGTTTGTATTAAATGATTTGCCAATAATTTGTGCAGACAAAAAACAAATAATTAGGGTTGTTGAGAATCTGTTAGCGAATGCAATAAAATTTACAAAAAAGACAGAAAATCCTGAAATTGTGATAGATAGTAAAATGACAGGCAAATATATTGTATTTTCTGTAAGGGACAATGGTATTGGTTTCGATATGAAGTATGCAGAAAAAATGTTTGGAGTTTTTCAGCGTTTACATTCACCTATCGATTACGATGGAACTGGTGTTGGTCTGGCAATAGTAAAAAAAATAATTAATAAACATAATGGAAAAGTTTGGATAGAAGGAAAATTGAATGTTGGTGCGACTGTATATTTTTCAATTCCAATAAATAATTGTTAA
- a CDS encoding response regulator, whose product MKYCETKILLIEDNPNDIKLANRAFKKNNLLDHVKIISDGEESLDYIFCNGNYTENINHKLQLILLDLKLPKVDGLSILQELKSNEKTKSIPIVILTSSCEEKDLIDAYRLGANSYIIKPMKFEDFVRLISNLRKYWLSLNELPIVLGEN is encoded by the coding sequence ATGAAATATTGCGAAACAAAAATTCTTCTAATTGAAGATAATCCTAATGATATAAAATTGGCAAATCGTGCGTTCAAAAAAAATAATTTACTTGATCATGTTAAAATTATCTCTGATGGCGAAGAATCTTTAGACTATATTTTTTGCAATGGTAATTACACAGAAAATATTAATCATAAACTACAACTCATTCTCCTCGATCTGAAATTGCCAAAAGTTGATGGACTTAGCATTTTGCAGGAATTAAAATCCAATGAAAAAACTAAATCAATTCCGATCGTAATCTTAACATCATCCTGCGAAGAAAAAGACCTGATAGATGCGTATAGGCTCGGCGCAAATAGCTACATAATAAAACCAATGAAATTCGAAGATTTTGTGCGACTAATATCAAATCTTAGAAAATACTGGCTCTCCCTAAACGAGCTACCAATCGTTTTAGGAGAAAATTAA
- a CDS encoding response regulator: protein MKITNLKILILEDNHSDVLLMERELKKGFSNFTIKWVETEESYIHELSNCEYDIILCDYSLPSYDGLSALKYAIKKCPTTPFIIVTGSLDEETAVELILAGAWDYVLKEKLIRLTSSIKSSLKLKKEMEEKAIAEQSLRKSEVKFRRIFESYQDVYYESDLEGKLLEISPSCYDIFGYSRKELLGTSIEKLYKNENDSSIFFHKLKEERMLNDYELQMIHKNGKIFPCSVSAKLTTIDNNSISVIGSLRNISARKSAEYELIMTKEKVEESDRLKSVFLSIMSHELRTPLNAIIGFSDVITKNSNIDDIVYFNSLINKNGKSLLSIIDEIFHVSSIYGKNVKLSNDKFFLSDIFNKIYETNVEELLNVGKQNIKLTVSHCKITKDQYVITDKVKLKRVLMILVNNAIKFTESGSVEFGYEMQADKQFLFFIKDTGCGIPPEKHDMIYDGFRLGDESHSRKHGGIGLGLHIVKKVVELLGGEIFFKTKVNKSTEFYFYLKLPIIKQQKAKIEKKSDENIKWENTNLLVVDDHYSSVELVKIILKKTGINIGVAIDGEEGVKFCNENQNTDIVLMDIKMPHLDGYNATKAIKRLHENIIIIATTAYALVGDRERAIEAGCDDYVPKPINSVELIETIGKYIDSK, encoded by the coding sequence ATGAAAATCACCAATTTAAAAATCCTGATTTTAGAAGACAACCATTCGGATGTTTTATTAATGGAACGAGAGTTAAAAAAAGGATTCAGCAATTTTACCATAAAATGGGTTGAAACGGAAGAATCTTACATTCACGAATTGTCAAACTGTGAGTACGATATTATTTTATGCGATTACAGTTTGCCTTCTTATGACGGATTGTCTGCTTTAAAATACGCAATAAAAAAGTGTCCAACAACACCATTTATAATAGTAACCGGTTCTTTAGACGAAGAGACAGCAGTGGAATTGATTTTGGCAGGAGCTTGGGATTATGTCTTGAAAGAGAAATTAATTCGTTTGACATCATCAATTAAATCTTCCTTGAAGCTGAAAAAGGAAATGGAAGAAAAAGCAATTGCCGAACAATCTCTTCGAAAAAGTGAAGTAAAATTTAGAAGAATTTTTGAAAGCTATCAAGATGTATATTACGAATCAGATCTTGAAGGAAAACTTCTTGAAATTAGCCCTTCTTGTTATGATATTTTTGGGTATTCGAGAAAAGAGCTTTTAGGAACAAGCATAGAAAAACTTTATAAAAATGAAAATGATAGTAGTATATTTTTCCATAAATTGAAAGAAGAGAGAATGCTAAACGATTATGAACTTCAAATGATTCATAAAAATGGAAAAATATTTCCATGCTCCGTATCGGCAAAACTCACTACTATCGACAATAATTCTATCAGTGTAATAGGTTCCCTTCGAAATATTTCTGCAAGAAAATCGGCTGAGTACGAACTGATAATGACTAAAGAAAAAGTTGAAGAGTCGGATAGACTAAAGTCTGTGTTTCTTTCAATTATGTCTCACGAACTAAGAACTCCCCTGAATGCAATTATTGGATTCTCAGATGTTATTACAAAAAATTCAAATATAGACGACATTGTATATTTCAATTCATTGATAAACAAAAATGGAAAAAGCTTACTATCAATTATTGACGAAATATTCCATGTGTCCTCAATTTATGGTAAAAATGTAAAACTTTCTAACGATAAATTTTTTCTTAGCGATATTTTTAATAAAATTTATGAAACAAACGTAGAAGAACTTCTTAATGTTGGAAAACAAAATATAAAGCTTACTGTTTCTCATTGCAAAATTACTAAAGATCAGTATGTTATAACAGATAAAGTAAAACTCAAAAGAGTATTAATGATTTTAGTAAATAATGCAATCAAGTTTACTGAATCGGGTTCTGTCGAATTTGGTTACGAAATGCAAGCAGATAAGCAATTTTTGTTTTTTATTAAAGACACTGGTTGTGGTATTCCGCCGGAAAAGCACGATATGATTTATGACGGTTTCAGGCTTGGAGACGAGTCTCACTCAAGAAAACATGGTGGCATTGGATTAGGCTTGCATATTGTTAAAAAAGTTGTTGAACTTTTGGGTGGTGAAATATTCTTTAAAACTAAAGTTAATAAAAGTACAGAATTCTATTTTTATCTGAAGTTGCCAATCATAAAACAGCAAAAAGCTAAGATAGAAAAAAAATCTGATGAAAATATTAAATGGGAAAACACTAATTTGTTAGTTGTAGATGATCATTACTCAAGTGTAGAATTAGTGAAGATAATATTGAAAAAAACAGGAATTAATATTGGTGTTGCAATAGACGGAGAAGAAGGCGTAAAATTTTGTAACGAAAATCAAAATACCGACATTGTTCTGATGGATATAAAAATGCCGCATTTAGATGGTTATAATGCAACAAAAGCTATTAAGAGATTGCATGAAAACATAATAATTATTGCTACAACTGCATATGCTTTGGTGGGCGATAGAGAGAGGGCTATAGAAGCCGGCTGCGACGATTATGTTCCAAAACCAATAAATTCTGTTGAACTAATAGAAACTATAGGAAAATATATTGATTCAAAATAG